In the Populus trichocarpa isolate Nisqually-1 chromosome 1, P.trichocarpa_v4.1, whole genome shotgun sequence genome, one interval contains:
- the LOC7476837 gene encoding uncharacterized protein LOC7476837 isoform X2, whose amino-acid sequence MMALESKETMQRSCEASLKCLQIKGFPCGNSFEGFPEFKEEIGAHPGRDVVEPVHSLSSEFLELPSEFHNKPAYHHDFGSWPTFYPDSQKMQQHQMNCFESQFYPFPPETRFQHAPFSMFSQGHPFEIQFQDFQYFVVIDFEATCDKERNPHPQEIIEFPSVIVSSVTGQLEACFQTYVRPTCNQLLSDFCKDLTGIQQIQVDRGVTLSEALLRHDKWLENKGIKNTKFAVVTWSNWDCRVMLESECRFKKIRKPPYFNRCLKEAVEMAGLHWQGRAHCGLDDAKNTARLLALLMRRGIRFSITNSLMWHTTDSSLSCKQSAENLSLAPHQPHKLKEIHIPVFPYHPFCFCGVKSSKGMVRKPGPKQGSLFFGCGNWTATRGARCHYFEWASP is encoded by the exons ATGATGGCCCTTGAAAGTAAAG AAACTATGCAAAGGAGCTGTGAGGCCTCCTTAAAATGCCTCCAAATCAAGGGATTCCCTTGTGGGAATTCCTTTGAAGGGTTTCCTGAGTTTAAAGAAGAAATTGGTGCTCACCCAGGCAGGGATGTTGTTGAACCAGTTCACTCACTAAGCAGTGAGTTTCTTGAACTTCCAAGTGAATTTCACAACAAACCTGCCTACCATCATGATTTTGGCTCATGGCCGACCTTTTATCCAGACTCTCAAAAGATGCAGCAGCACCAAATGAATTGTTTTGAGAGCCAGTTTTATCCCTTTCCTCCAGAGACTCGATTTCAGCATGCTCCTTTCAGTATGTTTTCTCAAGGTCATCCATTTGAGATCCAGTTCCAAGATTTTCAATATTTTGTGGTCATAGATTTTGAGGCTACTTGCGACAAGGAAAGAAATCCTCATCCACAAGAGATAATTGAGTTTCCATCTGTCATCGTGAGCAGTGTAACTGGTCAACTAGAAGCTTGTTTTCAGACATATGTGCGGCCAACTTGCAATCAGCTCCTGAGTGATTTCTGCAAGGATCTGACTGGTATCCAGCAAATCCAG GTGGACAGAGGTGTTACTCTTAGTGAGGCACTCCTCAGGCATGATAAATGGCTTGAGAATAAAGGgataaaaaacaccaaatttGCCGTGGTGACATGGTCGAACTGGGATTGTCGGGTGATGTTGGAATCTGAGTGCCGATTCAAGAAGATCAGGAAGCCTCCTTATTTTAACCG ATGTCTGAAGGAGGCTGTTGAGATGGCAGGCCTACACTGGCAGGGCCGTGCTCACTGTGGGCTGGATGATGCCAAAAATACCGCTCGTCTGCTTGCTCTACTTATGCGCCGGGGCATCAGATTCTCTATCACCAACTCACTGATGTGGCACACAACTGACAGTTCATTGTCATGCAAGCAGTCCGCTGAGAACCTGTCCCTTGCACCACACCAACCTCATAAGCTTAAGGAAATTCATATTCCTGTTTTCCCATATCACCCCTTCTGTTTCTGTGGTGTGAAGAGCAGCAAAGGAATGGTTCGAAAGCCTGGACCGAAGCAAGGTAGCCTGTTCTTTGGTTGTGGCAACTGGACTGCCACTAGAGGTGCCCGCTGTCATTACTTTGAATGGGCATCTCCTTGA
- the LOC7476837 gene encoding uncharacterized protein LOC7476837 isoform X1: protein MMALESKETMQRSCEASLKCLQIKGFPCGNSFEGFPEFKEEIGAHPGRDVVEPVHSLSSEFLELPSEFHNKPAYHHDFGSWPTFYPDSQKMQQHQMNCFESQFYPFPPETRFQHAPFSMFSQGHPFEIQFQDFQYFVVIDFEATCDKERNPHPQEIIEFPSVIVSSVTGQLEACFQTYVRPTCNQLLSDFCKDLTGIQQIQVDRGVTLSEALLRHDKWLENKGIKNTKFAVVTWSNWDCRVMLESECRFKKIRKPPYFNRWINLKVPFCDIFGGARCLKEAVEMAGLHWQGRAHCGLDDAKNTARLLALLMRRGIRFSITNSLMWHTTDSSLSCKQSAENLSLAPHQPHKLKEIHIPVFPYHPFCFCGVKSSKGMVRKPGPKQGSLFFGCGNWTATRGARCHYFEWASP, encoded by the exons ATGATGGCCCTTGAAAGTAAAG AAACTATGCAAAGGAGCTGTGAGGCCTCCTTAAAATGCCTCCAAATCAAGGGATTCCCTTGTGGGAATTCCTTTGAAGGGTTTCCTGAGTTTAAAGAAGAAATTGGTGCTCACCCAGGCAGGGATGTTGTTGAACCAGTTCACTCACTAAGCAGTGAGTTTCTTGAACTTCCAAGTGAATTTCACAACAAACCTGCCTACCATCATGATTTTGGCTCATGGCCGACCTTTTATCCAGACTCTCAAAAGATGCAGCAGCACCAAATGAATTGTTTTGAGAGCCAGTTTTATCCCTTTCCTCCAGAGACTCGATTTCAGCATGCTCCTTTCAGTATGTTTTCTCAAGGTCATCCATTTGAGATCCAGTTCCAAGATTTTCAATATTTTGTGGTCATAGATTTTGAGGCTACTTGCGACAAGGAAAGAAATCCTCATCCACAAGAGATAATTGAGTTTCCATCTGTCATCGTGAGCAGTGTAACTGGTCAACTAGAAGCTTGTTTTCAGACATATGTGCGGCCAACTTGCAATCAGCTCCTGAGTGATTTCTGCAAGGATCTGACTGGTATCCAGCAAATCCAG GTGGACAGAGGTGTTACTCTTAGTGAGGCACTCCTCAGGCATGATAAATGGCTTGAGAATAAAGGgataaaaaacaccaaatttGCCGTGGTGACATGGTCGAACTGGGATTGTCGGGTGATGTTGGAATCTGAGTGCCGATTCAAGAAGATCAGGAAGCCTCCTTATTTTAACCG ATGGATCAACTTAAAAGTTCCTTTCTGTGACATATTTGGTGGTGCAAGATGTCTGAAGGAGGCTGTTGAGATGGCAGGCCTACACTGGCAGGGCCGTGCTCACTGTGGGCTGGATGATGCCAAAAATACCGCTCGTCTGCTTGCTCTACTTATGCGCCGGGGCATCAGATTCTCTATCACCAACTCACTGATGTGGCACACAACTGACAGTTCATTGTCATGCAAGCAGTCCGCTGAGAACCTGTCCCTTGCACCACACCAACCTCATAAGCTTAAGGAAATTCATATTCCTGTTTTCCCATATCACCCCTTCTGTTTCTGTGGTGTGAAGAGCAGCAAAGGAATGGTTCGAAAGCCTGGACCGAAGCAAGGTAGCCTGTTCTTTGGTTGTGGCAACTGGACTGCCACTAGAGGTGCCCGCTGTCATTACTTTGAATGGGCATCTCCTTGA
- the LOC7476837 gene encoding uncharacterized protein LOC7476837 isoform X3: MMALESKETMQRSCEASLKCLQIKGFPCGNSFEGFPEFKEEIGAHPGRDVVEPVHSLSNSQKMQQHQMNCFESQFYPFPPETRFQHAPFSMFSQGHPFEIQFQDFQYFVVIDFEATCDKERNPHPQEIIEFPSVIVSSVTGQLEACFQTYVRPTCNQLLSDFCKDLTGIQQIQVDRGVTLSEALLRHDKWLENKGIKNTKFAVVTWSNWDCRVMLESECRFKKIRKPPYFNRWINLKVPFCDIFGGARCLKEAVEMAGLHWQGRAHCGLDDAKNTARLLALLMRRGIRFSITNSLMWHTTDSSLSCKQSAENLSLAPHQPHKLKEIHIPVFPYHPFCFCGVKSSKGMVRKPGPKQGSLFFGCGNWTATRGARCHYFEWASP, encoded by the exons ATGATGGCCCTTGAAAGTAAAG AAACTATGCAAAGGAGCTGTGAGGCCTCCTTAAAATGCCTCCAAATCAAGGGATTCCCTTGTGGGAATTCCTTTGAAGGGTTTCCTGAGTTTAAAGAAGAAATTGGTGCTCACCCAGGCAGGGATGTTGTTGAACCAGTTCACTCACTAAGCA ACTCTCAAAAGATGCAGCAGCACCAAATGAATTGTTTTGAGAGCCAGTTTTATCCCTTTCCTCCAGAGACTCGATTTCAGCATGCTCCTTTCAGTATGTTTTCTCAAGGTCATCCATTTGAGATCCAGTTCCAAGATTTTCAATATTTTGTGGTCATAGATTTTGAGGCTACTTGCGACAAGGAAAGAAATCCTCATCCACAAGAGATAATTGAGTTTCCATCTGTCATCGTGAGCAGTGTAACTGGTCAACTAGAAGCTTGTTTTCAGACATATGTGCGGCCAACTTGCAATCAGCTCCTGAGTGATTTCTGCAAGGATCTGACTGGTATCCAGCAAATCCAG GTGGACAGAGGTGTTACTCTTAGTGAGGCACTCCTCAGGCATGATAAATGGCTTGAGAATAAAGGgataaaaaacaccaaatttGCCGTGGTGACATGGTCGAACTGGGATTGTCGGGTGATGTTGGAATCTGAGTGCCGATTCAAGAAGATCAGGAAGCCTCCTTATTTTAACCG ATGGATCAACTTAAAAGTTCCTTTCTGTGACATATTTGGTGGTGCAAGATGTCTGAAGGAGGCTGTTGAGATGGCAGGCCTACACTGGCAGGGCCGTGCTCACTGTGGGCTGGATGATGCCAAAAATACCGCTCGTCTGCTTGCTCTACTTATGCGCCGGGGCATCAGATTCTCTATCACCAACTCACTGATGTGGCACACAACTGACAGTTCATTGTCATGCAAGCAGTCCGCTGAGAACCTGTCCCTTGCACCACACCAACCTCATAAGCTTAAGGAAATTCATATTCCTGTTTTCCCATATCACCCCTTCTGTTTCTGTGGTGTGAAGAGCAGCAAAGGAATGGTTCGAAAGCCTGGACCGAAGCAAGGTAGCCTGTTCTTTGGTTGTGGCAACTGGACTGCCACTAGAGGTGCCCGCTGTCATTACTTTGAATGGGCATCTCCTTGA